A single genomic interval of Brevibacillus brevis harbors:
- a CDS encoding RNA-binding protein — MSIFDHFSKEERPFVERALEMLTQVERKQAMRLTDFVDPRQLMIFQSLSSQVTDVKVSSYGGYEGAERVRIIVHPEYLPVEPEDYRLTLLAIKADQRFHVLEHRDVMGAMLGVGMKREKFGDMLTDSAGSYAIVAEEVADFVCAQVTQIHRTSVQFERVAWEAFTPPAPRFVEKTITVPSPRIDAIIGEVHNMSRAKALVPIRAGKVKINWKVIEDPSYQLQMGDMVSLAGYGRFKILEVAGPTRSGRLRMIVGLVT, encoded by the coding sequence ATGAGCATATTTGACCATTTTTCAAAAGAAGAACGTCCCTTTGTTGAACGGGCGCTGGAAATGCTGACGCAAGTAGAGCGGAAGCAGGCCATGCGCCTTACTGATTTTGTAGACCCGAGGCAGTTGATGATTTTTCAGAGTCTCTCTTCCCAAGTAACCGATGTGAAGGTTTCTTCTTATGGAGGCTACGAGGGGGCAGAGCGTGTTCGGATTATCGTCCATCCGGAGTACCTTCCTGTCGAGCCTGAGGATTATCGCCTTACCTTATTGGCAATCAAGGCTGATCAGCGCTTTCATGTGCTGGAGCATCGAGATGTGATGGGGGCAATGCTGGGTGTCGGGATGAAACGGGAGAAATTCGGAGATATGCTGACAGATTCAGCTGGGAGCTACGCGATTGTAGCAGAGGAAGTCGCTGATTTTGTCTGTGCGCAGGTGACGCAAATTCATCGGACATCTGTTCAGTTTGAGCGGGTAGCATGGGAGGCGTTCACACCACCTGCACCCAGGTTTGTAGAGAAAACGATCACCGTGCCTTCACCGCGGATTGACGCGATCATCGGAGAAGTACACAATATGTCTCGCGCAAAAGCATTGGTGCCAATTCGAGCGGGAAAAGTAAAAATCAACTGGAAAGTAATCGAAGACCCATCTTATCAACTTCAGATGGGTGATATGGTGTCTCTAGCGGGCTATGGTCGGTTCAAAATTCTTGAGGTAGCAGGTCCAACACGCAGCGGAAGACTTCGCATGATTGTCGGACTGGTTACATAA
- a CDS encoding DUF881 domain-containing protein, with translation MLQKSRKITFILAIISAIIGVMLTVQLRSSLHPVHKESRSIAELRTTLQKELEKHKNLLADISKYNQLYYQYETSLSEDESISVMKEELARTRRMAGMVGMEGEGIVIDVVDAHTPAEPAMDEHMPVPVVGDYTIDDEDLRWLVNILFANGAQAVSINGHRLIATTAIRNVGDVIQIDTRTIRAPYEIKALGEPEVLLSALKLEGVEENFQLANKKVLAEKRDKLMISANNETRVIQFMKPVKEKGDS, from the coding sequence ATGTTACAAAAAAGCCGTAAAATCACATTTATTCTTGCCATTATTAGTGCTATCATAGGTGTGATGTTGACTGTGCAATTACGAAGCAGTCTTCATCCTGTTCATAAAGAGTCTCGCAGCATCGCGGAACTTCGGACCACGTTGCAAAAAGAACTGGAGAAACACAAAAACCTGCTCGCAGACATTTCAAAGTATAATCAACTGTACTACCAATACGAAACCTCACTCAGTGAAGATGAAAGTATCTCCGTTATGAAAGAGGAGTTGGCACGGACTCGCCGAATGGCTGGTATGGTAGGGATGGAGGGAGAAGGCATCGTTATTGATGTTGTCGATGCCCATACGCCTGCAGAACCAGCTATGGATGAACATATGCCTGTGCCAGTTGTAGGAGACTATACGATTGACGATGAAGATTTGCGCTGGTTGGTAAATATCCTGTTTGCAAACGGAGCACAAGCTGTTTCCATTAATGGTCATCGACTGATTGCTACCACTGCGATTCGCAATGTGGGAGACGTCATCCAAATCGATACCAGGACGATCAGGGCTCCGTATGAGATAAAAGCATTGGGGGAACCTGAAGTATTGTTGTCCGCATTGAAGCTGGAGGGCGTAGAGGAGAACTTTCAGCTGGCGAATAAGAAGGTGCTGGCCGAAAAACGGGACAAGCTGATGATCTCAGCGAATAACGAAACGCGTGTCATTCAATTTATGAAACCTGTGAAAGAAAAAGGAGATTCGTAA
- the ftsZ gene encoding cell division protein FtsZ, translating to MLEFDMDLESFARIKVIGCGGGGSNAVNRMIAGGVKGVEFITLNTDAQALQLSSADIKLQIGEKLTRGLGAGANPEIGKKAAEESRDLIENALRGADMVFVTAGMGGGTGTGAAPVVAEIAKEMGALTVGVVTRPFSFEGRRRSQHGEIGIAALKEKVDTLIVIPNDRLLEIVDKNTPMLEAFREVDNVLRQGVQGISDLIAVPGLINLDFADVKTIMTERGSALMGIGVSSGENRAAEAARRAISSPLLETAIDGARGVLMNITGGTNLSLYEVNEAADIVSSASDPDVNMIFGAVINEDLKNELVVTVIATGFEHSQRAAEAPRRQQQPINTPGNRPTPVSNTNNSRPKEEEEDKSFFSMGNLDNLDIPAFLRNRRRNKN from the coding sequence ATGCTGGAATTTGATATGGACTTGGAATCCTTTGCACGAATTAAAGTCATTGGTTGCGGGGGCGGAGGTAGCAATGCAGTAAACCGCATGATCGCAGGTGGAGTAAAGGGTGTAGAATTCATCACCTTGAACACCGACGCGCAAGCACTCCAGCTCTCTAGTGCAGATATCAAGCTGCAAATTGGGGAAAAGCTGACACGTGGACTTGGAGCTGGTGCGAATCCCGAGATCGGTAAAAAAGCGGCGGAAGAAAGCCGTGATTTGATTGAAAACGCTCTGCGTGGAGCTGACATGGTATTCGTAACTGCTGGTATGGGTGGTGGTACGGGTACAGGTGCAGCGCCTGTTGTTGCAGAGATCGCGAAGGAAATGGGTGCTCTTACAGTTGGTGTAGTAACCCGTCCATTCTCCTTCGAGGGTCGTAGACGTTCCCAGCACGGTGAGATCGGTATCGCTGCTCTGAAAGAAAAAGTAGACACACTGATCGTGATTCCTAACGACCGTCTTTTGGAAATCGTTGATAAAAATACGCCAATGCTCGAAGCGTTCCGCGAAGTTGACAACGTACTGCGACAAGGGGTTCAAGGTATTTCCGACCTGATTGCGGTACCTGGATTGATCAACTTGGACTTCGCTGACGTGAAGACAATCATGACTGAGCGCGGTTCTGCTCTCATGGGAATCGGTGTAAGCAGCGGCGAAAATCGTGCGGCTGAAGCAGCTCGTCGCGCTATTTCCAGCCCACTGCTCGAGACTGCGATTGATGGTGCACGCGGTGTTCTCATGAATATCACAGGCGGTACCAACCTGAGCTTGTACGAAGTAAACGAAGCAGCCGATATCGTATCTTCTGCTTCGGACCCAGATGTTAACATGATTTTCGGTGCGGTAATTAACGAGGATCTGAAAAATGAATTGGTAGTGACCGTAATTGCTACAGGCTTCGAGCATAGTCAACGCGCGGCGGAAGCTCCACGCCGTCAACAACAGCCGATCAATACGCCTGGCAATCGTCCGACACCAGTTTCCAATACGAATAACAGCCGTCCGAAGGAAGAAGAGGAAGACAAGTCTTTCTTCTCCATGGGCAACCTGGATAATCTGGATATTCCAGCATTTCTGCGCAATCGCCGCCGCAACAAAAACTAA
- a CDS encoding DivIVA domain-containing protein translates to MPLTPLDIHNKEFSTGFRGYNIDEVNEFLDQVIKDFELLIKEKKEQEERVAILNERVDYYKSLEENLSKSILVAQETAEDVKSNARKEAQLILKEAEKNADRIVNEALAKSRKIAIEIEELKKRASVYRMRFRTLLEAQLEMLENGDWDSIEQPQVDSPVTVE, encoded by the coding sequence GTGCCATTAACGCCGTTGGATATACACAATAAGGAATTCAGCACAGGCTTTCGCGGGTATAACATTGACGAAGTGAATGAATTTCTCGATCAGGTGATCAAAGATTTTGAGCTCTTGATAAAAGAGAAAAAAGAACAGGAAGAACGCGTAGCCATTTTGAATGAACGCGTAGATTACTATAAGAGCTTGGAAGAAAATTTGAGCAAGTCGATTCTGGTGGCGCAGGAGACAGCGGAAGACGTGAAGTCGAATGCCCGCAAAGAAGCGCAGCTCATCTTAAAAGAAGCCGAGAAAAATGCAGACCGAATTGTCAATGAAGCACTGGCGAAGTCGCGCAAAATCGCAATCGAAATCGAAGAATTAAAAAAACGTGCTTCGGTTTACCGAATGCGCTTTCGGACACTTTTGGAAGCACAGTTGGAAATGCTGGAGAATGGCGATTGGGATAGCATTGAACAGCCACAAGTTGATTCGCCTGTAACAGTTGAATAA
- the spoIIGA gene encoding sigma-E processing peptidase SpoIIGA, whose protein sequence is MVVYLDIILLLNVAIDTLLLWFTAYFRKERMVWWRMILASLFGSVYLVFFFFPVFSSMYQWWVKLLFSVIMLWIAFGNRRLLSFAQNLIIFYFVAFVFGGGVLGLQYFLAPQSEIFNGLVVTHNDGFGVGFKPTLGIVLIGFILIFFLGKKSYRAIQEPRRIETFLVDVVVTLAGEKVICRGLVDTGNQLHEPITRIPVMIMENRMFAHLLPPSLLRQADENGGVWEKLDGSWDHLPLEWQSRVRLIPYRSVSRGMDFLLAIKPDHVMVVQDGIRFETERVLIGLNPIPLAADGKYQAIVHPAMMENDTNETTFILKQEG, encoded by the coding sequence GTGGTTGTGTATCTTGATATCATTCTACTCCTGAATGTGGCTATTGATACCTTGTTACTCTGGTTTACTGCTTATTTTCGTAAAGAGCGCATGGTGTGGTGGAGAATGATACTTGCCTCTCTGTTTGGCTCCGTGTATCTGGTTTTTTTCTTTTTTCCTGTATTTTCTTCCATGTATCAATGGTGGGTCAAACTGCTCTTTTCAGTCATCATGCTGTGGATTGCTTTTGGGAACAGGAGGTTGTTGTCCTTTGCGCAAAACTTGATCATTTTTTACTTCGTCGCATTTGTGTTCGGAGGGGGAGTGCTTGGGCTACAGTATTTTTTGGCACCGCAGAGTGAAATTTTCAATGGACTGGTGGTCACGCATAATGATGGGTTTGGCGTTGGGTTCAAGCCTACTTTGGGGATTGTCCTGATTGGTTTTATCCTGATCTTTTTTCTCGGGAAAAAGAGCTACCGCGCAATCCAGGAGCCGCGAAGGATCGAAACCTTTCTCGTCGATGTCGTCGTTACGTTGGCAGGGGAAAAAGTCATTTGCCGTGGACTTGTGGATACAGGAAACCAGCTCCACGAACCGATTACACGCATACCCGTCATGATTATGGAGAATCGCATGTTCGCACATTTGCTTCCGCCGTCGCTTCTCCGACAAGCCGATGAAAACGGTGGAGTGTGGGAGAAGCTGGACGGATCTTGGGACCATCTGCCGCTGGAATGGCAGTCTCGGGTACGCTTGATCCCGTATCGCAGTGTGTCAAGAGGTATGGATTTTTTGCTCGCAATCAAACCAGACCATGTCATGGTCGTGCAAGACGGGATTCGTTTTGAAACAGAACGGGTGTTAATCGGGCTTAACCCCATCCCGTTGGCCGCTGACGGCAAGTATCAGGCCATCGTGCACCCAGCGATGATGGAAAATGATACAAATGAAACAACCTTTATTCTCAAACAGGAGGGCTAA
- the ftsA gene encoding cell division protein FtsA, whose amino-acid sequence MVSNEFIVSLDIGTSKVRVMIGEINNGSINIIGVGQSHSEGIKKGVIVDIDQTVHAIREAVDHAERMVGVSIEEVYVGITGNHIDLHETQGVVAVSSEDREIREEDIQRVIQAAKVVAIPPDREIIEVVPKEYIVDGQGSIKDPRGMIGVRLEMEGTIVTGLKTVVHNIVRCAQRTNLRVAGIFLQPLAASTVALSKDDKNMGVVLVDIGAGSTTIGVFEQGKLAATTVIGIGGDHITSDISLGLRTHTDVADRVKTKNGCALIDEASEDVKFKVNRIGSEVEKQFTQVDLANIIEPRAAEIFQLVEDAVYKLGYRDEIAGGYVLTGGTVAMPGMLELAKEELDAPVRIAIPDYIGVRDPAYTTGVGLIQYALQLMERRSIRVTPSFKGTQKQTVSSKPKEGGGLMEKVKNWFSEFI is encoded by the coding sequence TTGGTAAGCAATGAATTCATCGTCAGCCTAGACATTGGAACATCCAAAGTACGCGTCATGATCGGCGAGATCAACAACGGTTCCATCAACATCATCGGCGTCGGACAATCACACTCAGAAGGCATCAAGAAGGGCGTGATTGTAGACATCGACCAAACCGTGCATGCCATCCGAGAAGCGGTTGATCATGCGGAGCGCATGGTTGGCGTTTCAATCGAAGAAGTGTATGTGGGGATCACTGGAAACCATATCGATCTGCATGAAACCCAAGGGGTTGTCGCTGTATCCAGCGAAGACCGTGAGATACGAGAAGAAGATATTCAACGCGTAATTCAGGCAGCGAAGGTCGTGGCTATTCCTCCAGACCGTGAAATCATCGAGGTAGTCCCAAAGGAGTACATCGTTGATGGACAAGGGAGCATTAAGGACCCGCGTGGAATGATTGGTGTCCGACTGGAAATGGAAGGGACCATTGTGACCGGGTTGAAAACGGTCGTACATAACATCGTTCGCTGTGCTCAACGAACCAATCTGCGTGTAGCTGGAATATTCTTGCAACCGCTTGCGGCTAGCACTGTTGCACTTTCCAAAGATGACAAAAATATGGGTGTCGTTCTTGTCGACATCGGTGCGGGTTCTACCACGATCGGTGTATTCGAACAGGGGAAACTGGCAGCGACCACCGTGATCGGCATCGGTGGCGACCACATTACGAGCGATATCTCACTGGGACTGCGCACGCATACAGATGTGGCAGATCGTGTGAAAACCAAGAATGGCTGTGCCCTTATTGACGAAGCATCTGAAGATGTGAAGTTCAAGGTGAACCGGATTGGCAGCGAAGTCGAGAAGCAATTTACGCAAGTGGATTTGGCCAATATTATCGAGCCGCGCGCTGCGGAAATATTCCAATTAGTCGAGGATGCTGTATACAAATTGGGCTACCGCGACGAAATTGCAGGGGGCTATGTTCTTACGGGTGGTACCGTAGCCATGCCTGGCATGTTGGAATTGGCAAAAGAAGAATTGGACGCACCTGTTCGAATTGCGATTCCTGATTACATCGGAGTGCGAGATCCTGCCTACACCACTGGGGTAGGTTTGATTCAATATGCCTTGCAGTTGATGGAGCGCCGCAGCATTCGCGTGACCCCCTCATTCAAGGGCACTCAGAAGCAAACCGTCTCGTCTAAGCCAAAAGAAGGCGGCGGTTTGATGGAAAAAGTAAAAAACTGGTTTAGCGAATTTATTTAA
- a CDS encoding small basic family protein — protein sequence MWLPLIGLIVGLVVGFLLDWRVPQEYSSYLSIALLAGLDTIFGGIRSFLERTFNVRIFMSGFFFNTLFAAGLAFIGGFLGIDLYLAAIVAFGVRLFNNLAVIRRIVLSKWINQQE from the coding sequence ATGTGGCTCCCGCTTATCGGACTGATTGTCGGTCTTGTTGTCGGCTTCCTGCTGGATTGGCGTGTGCCCCAGGAGTATAGCAGCTATCTGTCAATAGCCCTCCTGGCTGGATTGGATACGATCTTTGGGGGGATTCGTTCGTTTTTAGAACGTACTTTTAACGTTCGTATTTTCATGTCTGGATTCTTTTTCAACACACTTTTTGCAGCAGGCTTGGCCTTCATCGGAGGGTTCTTGGGGATTGATCTGTATTTGGCTGCGATCGTGGCTTTCGGGGTTCGCTTGTTCAACAATCTCGCTGTCATTAGGAGAATTGTTCTATCCAAATGGATCAATCAGCAAGAATAA
- the pgeF gene encoding peptidoglycan editing factor PgeF has protein sequence MREPFVRVEDKSILSLTEWEQQFPGLVAGFTIRSGGESEQPYGSFNMGLHVGDESTNVVANRRKLAEQVGMSFTAWTCADQVHGNRVCQVTAGGAGKESLEDVISATDGLFTLEKGVMLTSFYADCVPLYFLDPQSGAIGLAHAGWKGTVGRIAEEMVKAMTKHYQAKPEDIRVAIGPSIGGCCYEVDERIMTQVRICAGEWEKAVISSTGERYMLDLRQLNTAIMLEAGISSGNILSTDWCTSCRTDLFFSHRKEAGIQGTTGRMASYIGWKENL, from the coding sequence ATGAGAGAACCATTTGTCAGGGTAGAGGATAAGTCAATCTTATCGTTAACAGAGTGGGAGCAACAATTTCCTGGATTAGTGGCGGGGTTTACCATTCGCTCAGGCGGGGAAAGTGAACAACCGTACGGGTCTTTTAATATGGGGCTGCACGTGGGTGATGAATCTACGAACGTAGTAGCCAATAGACGCAAGCTGGCAGAACAAGTCGGGATGTCTTTTACGGCGTGGACATGCGCCGATCAAGTGCACGGGAATCGGGTTTGTCAGGTCACAGCAGGCGGTGCGGGAAAAGAAAGTCTGGAGGACGTCATATCTGCAACGGATGGTTTGTTTACCCTTGAAAAAGGAGTCATGCTGACCTCGTTTTATGCAGATTGTGTTCCCCTCTATTTTCTGGATCCCCAATCGGGAGCAATCGGACTTGCGCACGCAGGCTGGAAAGGGACAGTAGGCCGTATTGCCGAGGAAATGGTGAAGGCCATGACGAAGCACTATCAAGCAAAGCCAGAGGATATCCGCGTCGCAATTGGCCCATCCATTGGCGGCTGTTGCTATGAAGTCGATGAGCGAATCATGACGCAGGTACGCATTTGTGCAGGCGAATGGGAAAAAGCAGTCATCTCCTCGACAGGGGAGCGGTATATGCTGGACCTTCGTCAGCTAAACACAGCGATAATGCTCGAAGCAGGAATTTCATCAGGGAATATTTTATCCACAGATTGGTGTACAAGCTGCAGAACAGACTTGTTTTTCTCTCATCGCAAGGAAGCCGGGATACAAGGGACGACTGGACGCATGGCTTCCTATATCGGCTGGAAGGAAAACCTGTAG
- the sigG gene encoding RNA polymerase sporulation sigma factor SigG, with protein MTRNKVEICGVDTSKLPVLTNKEMRELFERLQSGELAAREKLVNGNLRLVLSVIQRFNNRGEFVDDLFQVGCIGLMKAIDNFDLGQNVKFSTYAVPMIIGEIRRYLRDNNPIRVSRSLRDIAYKALQVRDNLTNKHSREPTIIEISQELNVAKEDVVFALDAIQDPVSLFEPIYQDGGDPIYVMDQISDEKNKDVTWVEEIALREGMQRLGDREKMILSMRFYEGKTQMEVAEEIGISQAQVSRLEKAAIAHMQKHVQS; from the coding sequence GTGACGCGCAATAAGGTAGAGATATGCGGGGTAGATACCTCCAAGCTTCCGGTGTTGACAAACAAAGAGATGCGGGAATTGTTTGAGCGCCTGCAAAGTGGGGAGCTGGCTGCTCGCGAGAAGCTGGTCAACGGCAACTTGCGACTGGTGCTTAGCGTAATCCAACGGTTCAACAATCGCGGAGAGTTCGTGGATGACTTGTTTCAAGTGGGCTGCATCGGATTGATGAAAGCGATCGACAACTTTGATCTCGGACAAAATGTGAAGTTTTCTACGTATGCCGTACCGATGATCATCGGAGAAATTCGACGCTATTTACGGGACAACAATCCGATTCGCGTTTCCCGCTCTTTGCGAGACATCGCGTACAAGGCCTTGCAGGTGCGTGACAATCTGACCAACAAACATTCGCGAGAGCCTACCATTATCGAGATTTCTCAGGAATTGAACGTAGCCAAAGAAGACGTCGTGTTTGCACTCGATGCGATCCAAGATCCGGTTTCATTGTTTGAACCGATTTATCAGGATGGCGGCGATCCGATTTACGTCATGGATCAGATTAGTGACGAGAAGAACAAAGATGTCACGTGGGTAGAGGAAATTGCGCTTCGTGAGGGAATGCAGCGGCTAGGTGACCGAGAAAAAATGATATTATCCATGCGCTTTTACGAAGGAAAAACGCAGATGGAAGTAGCAGAGGAAATCGGTATCTCGCAGGCACAGGTCTCTCGATTAGAAAAAGCGGCAATTGCCCATATGCAAAAGCACGTTCAATCGTAA
- a CDS encoding YlmC/YmxH family sporulation protein, which produces MVKISDFQTKEVVNILDGKRLGQVSDLEIDLRHGRVEAIVVPGPGKFLGFFSAGNDYVIPWRNIVKIGKDVVLVRMEEALKVESKTSGGDEY; this is translated from the coding sequence ATGGTAAAAATCTCTGACTTCCAGACCAAAGAAGTGGTAAATATTCTCGATGGGAAACGTCTTGGGCAAGTTTCAGATTTGGAGATCGATCTGCGTCACGGTCGTGTAGAGGCAATCGTCGTACCGGGACCAGGCAAGTTTCTCGGCTTCTTTTCTGCCGGGAACGATTACGTTATACCCTGGCGTAATATTGTGAAGATCGGGAAAGATGTGGTGCTTGTTCGGATGGAAGAAGCACTTAAAGTTGAATCGAAAACTTCTGGTGGAGATGAATACTAA
- a CDS encoding YggT family protein, protein MFAVFSVLNFVFTVYQYMIIAYILMSWVPQMRGTGIGQLLEKLVEPYLAPFRRFIPPLGFIDISPIVALIALRFAQSGLFAILQQIM, encoded by the coding sequence ATGTTTGCTGTCTTTTCGGTTTTAAACTTTGTTTTTACGGTATATCAATACATGATTATTGCTTACATTTTGATGTCATGGGTTCCTCAAATGAGAGGTACAGGCATCGGACAGTTACTGGAAAAACTGGTTGAGCCTTATTTGGCTCCATTTCGCCGGTTTATCCCACCGCTCGGCTTCATCGATATCTCCCCCATTGTCGCATTGATTGCACTGCGCTTTGCCCAATCTGGCCTGTTCGCCATTTTGCAACAAATCATGTAG
- a CDS encoding cell division protein SepF, with translation MGVMNKLMGFLGLENEEYIEETTTVEEEREEQESSQKRQPAIGRSNNVVPFQAREKEGIRLILCEPRHYSDAQDIADNLRHRRPVVVNLHRVEKDQAKRIIDFLSGTVYALNGDIQKVGDTIFVCTPDHVDIQGTISSVLEE, from the coding sequence ATGGGTGTTATGAATAAATTGATGGGGTTTCTGGGGTTAGAGAACGAGGAATACATCGAAGAGACAACAACGGTGGAAGAGGAAAGAGAAGAGCAAGAGTCCTCGCAAAAACGCCAGCCAGCGATCGGCCGATCTAACAACGTGGTACCGTTTCAAGCACGGGAAAAGGAGGGAATCCGTTTGATTCTCTGTGAACCCCGTCATTACAGCGATGCACAGGATATCGCTGACAACCTGCGTCATCGTAGACCGGTTGTGGTCAACCTCCATCGCGTGGAAAAAGACCAAGCTAAAAGAATTATCGACTTTTTGAGCGGGACGGTCTACGCACTAAACGGAGATATCCAAAAGGTCGGAGACACGATCTTCGTGTGCACGCCTGACCATGTAGATATTCAGGGTACGATCTCCAGCGTATTGGAAGAGTAG
- the sigE gene encoding RNA polymerase sporulation sigma factor SigE, which produces MYVKLRLQLQLTWYRILLWLGVRAEEVYYIGGSEALPPPLTREEEELLLGRLPSGDPAVRGMLIERNLRLVVYIARKFENTGINIEDLVSIGTIGLIKAVNTFDPDKNIKLATYASRCIENEILMYLRRNNKIRSEVSFDEPLNIDWDGNELLLSDVLGTENDTIYKNIEDQVDRKLLKKALDKLSDRERIIMELRFGLAGEEEKTQKDVADLLGISQSYISRLEKRIIKRLRKEFNKMV; this is translated from the coding sequence ATGTATGTAAAACTTCGCCTACAACTCCAATTGACCTGGTACCGAATCTTGCTCTGGCTTGGTGTACGCGCCGAAGAAGTCTATTATATTGGCGGGAGTGAAGCATTACCTCCACCGTTGACCAGAGAAGAAGAGGAGCTGCTGCTCGGACGGCTGCCGTCTGGTGATCCGGCTGTCCGCGGAATGCTAATTGAACGCAATCTCCGTCTGGTCGTATACATCGCCCGCAAGTTTGAGAATACGGGAATTAACATTGAGGACCTGGTCAGCATTGGCACCATCGGTTTGATCAAGGCAGTGAACACCTTTGATCCAGACAAGAACATCAAGCTGGCAACCTATGCTTCTCGTTGTATCGAAAACGAAATCCTCATGTACCTTCGTCGCAATAATAAAATTCGTTCAGAGGTATCTTTTGATGAACCGCTTAACATTGATTGGGATGGCAATGAACTGTTGCTGTCAGATGTTTTGGGTACGGAAAATGACACGATCTATAAAAATATCGAGGATCAAGTGGATCGAAAGCTGCTGAAAAAAGCACTGGATAAGCTGTCTGACCGAGAGAGAATCATCATGGAGCTGCGCTTCGGCTTAGCGGGAGAAGAGGAGAAGACACAGAAGGATGTAGCGGATTTGTTGGGAATCTCACAGTCGTATATTTCGCGTTTGGAAAAGCGAATTATAAAACGGTTGCGAAAAGAATTCAACAAGATGGTCTAA
- a CDS encoding YggS family pyridoxal phosphate-dependent enzyme, whose translation MTKEQELLKERLQSIEARIQAACDRANRKREEVKIIAVTKYVDADAIGDLLAVGVENIGENRVQDALPKHQLHGDKGIWHFIGHLQTNKAKEVVGRFPYIHSLDRLSLAQELNRRGEALDHVVKCFLQINISGEETKFGLSPNDVLAFLRETSNMKHISIVGLMTMAPVVENQEEARQVFRGLYEWKQRINEMAFPHAQVEELSMGMSSDFEVAIEEGATYIRLGSVLVKPE comes from the coding sequence ATGACCAAGGAACAAGAATTGTTAAAAGAACGACTGCAATCCATCGAAGCAAGAATTCAGGCTGCTTGCGATCGGGCGAACCGCAAACGTGAGGAAGTAAAAATTATTGCCGTGACCAAGTATGTCGATGCAGATGCCATTGGGGACTTGCTCGCTGTAGGCGTAGAGAATATCGGGGAAAATCGCGTACAGGATGCCCTGCCCAAGCACCAGCTACACGGCGATAAAGGGATCTGGCATTTTATCGGGCATCTCCAGACGAACAAGGCAAAAGAAGTCGTGGGACGATTTCCGTACATCCATTCTCTGGACCGACTTTCTTTGGCACAAGAGCTGAATCGACGCGGTGAAGCGTTGGATCATGTCGTAAAATGCTTTTTGCAGATCAATATATCCGGTGAAGAGACAAAATTTGGGCTTAGTCCCAATGACGTATTGGCTTTTTTGCGCGAAACCAGTAATATGAAACATATAAGTATCGTCGGATTAATGACGATGGCGCCTGTTGTCGAAAACCAAGAGGAAGCCAGACAGGTGTTCCGTGGCCTCTATGAGTGGAAGCAACGGATTAACGAAATGGCATTCCCACACGCACAGGTGGAAGAGCTGTCTATGGGCATGTCTAGTGATTTTGAAGTGGCCATTGAAGAGGGAGCTACATATATTCGTTTGGGATCGGTATTGGTCAAGCCAGAGTAA